A section of the Oncorhynchus gorbuscha isolate QuinsamMale2020 ecotype Even-year linkage group LG04, OgorEven_v1.0, whole genome shotgun sequence genome encodes:
- the LOC124033927 gene encoding CUGBP Elav-like family member 1 isoform X19, translated as MASFKLDFLPEMMVDHCSLNSSPVAKKMNGTLDHPDQPDIDAIKMFVGQIPRSWAEEQLRELFEPYGAVYEINVLRDRSQNPPQSKGCCFITYYARKSALEAQNALHNMKILPGMHHPVQMKPADSEKNNAVEDRKLFIGMISKKCNENDIRLMFSPYGQIEECRILRGPDGLSRGCAFITFTARQMAQSTIKSMHQSQTMEGCSSPIVVKFADTQKDKEQKRIAQQLQQQMQQLNAASMWGNLTGLNSLGPQYLALYLQLLQQSATSGNTLNNLHPMSGMSGLNAMQNLAALAAAASATQATGSSALTTSSSPLSVLTSSGTGTGQQAHSSWDTYKAGSSPTSCNNNSVNPMASLGALQSLAAGAGAGLNMGSLAELLCLGMAALNGGLGSGGMSNGTGSTMEALTQAYSGIQQYAAAALPSLYNQSLLSQQSVSAAGSQKEGPEGANLFIYHLPQEFGDQDLLQMFMPFGNVISAKVFIDKQTNLSKCFGFVSYDNPVSSQAAIQSMNGFQIGMKRLKVQLKRSKNDSKPY; from the exons ggcaAAGAAGATGAATGGGACCCTGGACCACCCAGACCAGCCCGACATCGATGCTATCAAGATGTTCGTTGGCCAGATCCCACGGTCCTGGGCAGAGGAACAGCTGCGGGAGCTTTTTGAGCCTTACGGCGCCGTCTACGAAATCAATGTGTTGCGTGACAGGAGCCAAAATCCCCCACAGAGCAAAG GTTGTTGTTTCATAACATATTACGCTCGCAAATCAGCGTTGGAAGCACAAAATGCCCTTCACAACATGAAAATTCTCCCTGGG ATGCATCACCCCGTTCAGATGAAGCCAGCTGACAGTGAGAAGAATAATG CGGTGGAAGACAGGAAGTTGTTCATAGGGATGATATCGAAAAAGTGTAATGAGAATGACATCAGACTTATGTTCTCGCCGTACGGACAGATCGAGGAATGTAGAATACTACGTGGGCCGGATGGACTGAGCCGTG GTTGTGCGTTTATCACTTTTACAGCAAGACAGATGGCACAGTCAACAATCAAATCCATGCACCAATCACAAACTATGGAG GGCTGTTCGTCTCCCATCGTCGTGAAGTTTGCCGACACGCAGAAGGACAAAGAGCAGAAGCGCATCGCCCAGCAGCTTCAGCAGCAGATGCAGCAGCTCAACGCTGCCTCAATGTGGGGGAATCTGACCGGGCTCAACTCTCTGGGCCCACAGTATCTGGCA CTTTATTTACAGCTCCTCCAGCAGTCTGCCACCTCTGGGAATACCCTCAACAACCTTCACCCCATGTCTGGTATGTCAG GGCTGAATGCCATGCAGAACCTGGCTGCTCTGGCAGCGGCGGCCAGCGCAACACAGGCCACGGGCAGCAGCGCTCTCACCACCTCTAGCAGTCCCCTCAGTGTGCTCACCAGCTCAGGTACGGGTACTGGACAGCAAGCACACTCATCATGGGACACCTACAAGG CAGGATCGTCACCCACCTCCTGTAACAACAACTCAGTGAACCCCATGGCCTCTTTAGGGGCGCTGCAGTCGTTGGCCGCAGGGGCTGGAGCCGGCCTCAACATGGGCTCACTTGCAG AGCTCCTGTGTCTAGGGATGGCAGCCCTGAACGGTGGTCTAGGCAGCGGGGGCATGTCGAACGGAACTGGTAGCACCATGGAAGCCCTTACCCAGGCCTACTCCGGGATCCAGCAGTACGCTGCTGCTGCCCTCCCCAGCCTCTACAACCAGAGCCTGCTCTCCCAACAGAGTGTCAGTGCTGCAGGGAGCCAGAAGGAAG GCCCTGAGGGAGCCAACTTGTTCATATACCACCTCCCCCAGGAGTTTGGAGACCAAGACCTGCTCCAGATGTTCATGCCCTTTGGCAACGTTATTTCCGCTAAGGTGTTCATTGACAAGCAGACCAACCTCAGCAAGTGTTTTG GCTTTGTGAGTTACGACAATCCAGTCTCATCTCAGGCCGCCATTCAGTCGATGAACGGTTTCCAAATTGGTATGAAGCGACTAAAGGTGCAGCTGAAGCGATCCAAAAATGACAGCAAGCCATACTGA
- the LOC124033927 gene encoding CUGBP Elav-like family member 1 isoform X1 codes for MDSIDAEVLYLSTEQHGQPQCELPHTALEVPTMGGAKKMNGTLDHPDQPDIDAIKMFVGQIPRSWAEEQLRELFEPYGAVYEINVLRDRSQNPPQSKGCCFITYYARKSALEAQNALHNMKILPGMHHPVQMKPADSEKNNAVEDRKLFIGMISKKCNENDIRLMFSPYGQIEECRILRGPDGLSRGCAFITFTARQMAQSTIKSMHQSQTMEGCSSPIVVKFADTQKDKEQKRIAQQLQQQMQQLNAASMWGNLTGLNSLGPQYLALYLQLLQQSATSGNTLNNLHPMSGMSGLNAMQNLAALAAAASATQATGSSALTTSSSPLSVLTSSGTGTGQQAHSSWDTYKAGSSPTSCNNNSVNPMASLGALQSLAAGAGAGLNMGSLAELLCLGMAALNGGLGSGGMSNGTGSTMEALTQAYSGIQQYAAAALPSLYNQSLLSQQSVSAAGSQKEGPEGANLFIYHLPQEFGDQDLLQMFMPFGNVISAKVFIDKQTNLSKCFGFVSYDNPVSSQAAIQSMNGFQIGMKRLKVQLKRSKNDSKPY; via the exons ggcaAAGAAGATGAATGGGACCCTGGACCACCCAGACCAGCCCGACATCGATGCTATCAAGATGTTCGTTGGCCAGATCCCACGGTCCTGGGCAGAGGAACAGCTGCGGGAGCTTTTTGAGCCTTACGGCGCCGTCTACGAAATCAATGTGTTGCGTGACAGGAGCCAAAATCCCCCACAGAGCAAAG GTTGTTGTTTCATAACATATTACGCTCGCAAATCAGCGTTGGAAGCACAAAATGCCCTTCACAACATGAAAATTCTCCCTGGG ATGCATCACCCCGTTCAGATGAAGCCAGCTGACAGTGAGAAGAATAATG CGGTGGAAGACAGGAAGTTGTTCATAGGGATGATATCGAAAAAGTGTAATGAGAATGACATCAGACTTATGTTCTCGCCGTACGGACAGATCGAGGAATGTAGAATACTACGTGGGCCGGATGGACTGAGCCGTG GTTGTGCGTTTATCACTTTTACAGCAAGACAGATGGCACAGTCAACAATCAAATCCATGCACCAATCACAAACTATGGAG GGCTGTTCGTCTCCCATCGTCGTGAAGTTTGCCGACACGCAGAAGGACAAAGAGCAGAAGCGCATCGCCCAGCAGCTTCAGCAGCAGATGCAGCAGCTCAACGCTGCCTCAATGTGGGGGAATCTGACCGGGCTCAACTCTCTGGGCCCACAGTATCTGGCA CTTTATTTACAGCTCCTCCAGCAGTCTGCCACCTCTGGGAATACCCTCAACAACCTTCACCCCATGTCTGGTATGTCAG GGCTGAATGCCATGCAGAACCTGGCTGCTCTGGCAGCGGCGGCCAGCGCAACACAGGCCACGGGCAGCAGCGCTCTCACCACCTCTAGCAGTCCCCTCAGTGTGCTCACCAGCTCAGGTACGGGTACTGGACAGCAAGCACACTCATCATGGGACACCTACAAGG CAGGATCGTCACCCACCTCCTGTAACAACAACTCAGTGAACCCCATGGCCTCTTTAGGGGCGCTGCAGTCGTTGGCCGCAGGGGCTGGAGCCGGCCTCAACATGGGCTCACTTGCAG AGCTCCTGTGTCTAGGGATGGCAGCCCTGAACGGTGGTCTAGGCAGCGGGGGCATGTCGAACGGAACTGGTAGCACCATGGAAGCCCTTACCCAGGCCTACTCCGGGATCCAGCAGTACGCTGCTGCTGCCCTCCCCAGCCTCTACAACCAGAGCCTGCTCTCCCAACAGAGTGTCAGTGCTGCAGGGAGCCAGAAGGAAG GCCCTGAGGGAGCCAACTTGTTCATATACCACCTCCCCCAGGAGTTTGGAGACCAAGACCTGCTCCAGATGTTCATGCCCTTTGGCAACGTTATTTCCGCTAAGGTGTTCATTGACAAGCAGACCAACCTCAGCAAGTGTTTTG GCTTTGTGAGTTACGACAATCCAGTCTCATCTCAGGCCGCCATTCAGTCGATGAACGGTTTCCAAATTGGTATGAAGCGACTAAAGGTGCAGCTGAAGCGATCCAAAAATGACAGCAAGCCATACTGA
- the LOC124033927 gene encoding CUGBP Elav-like family member 1 isoform X23, producing the protein MASFKLDFLPEMMVDHCSLNSSPVAKKMNGTLDHPDQPDIDAIKMFVGQIPRSWAEEQLRELFEPYGAVYEINVLRDRSQNPPQSKGCCFITYYARKSALEAQNALHNMKILPGMHHPVQMKPADSEKNNAVEDRKLFIGMISKKCNENDIRLMFSPYGQIEECRILRGPDGLSRGCAFITFTARQMAQSTIKSMHQSQTMEGCSSPIVVKFADTQKDKEQKRIAQQLQQQMQQLNAASMWGNLTGLNSLGPQYLALLQQSATSGNTLNNLHPMSGLNAMQNLAALAAAASATQATGSSALTTSSSPLSVLTSSAGSSPTSCNNNSVNPMASLGALQSLAAGAGAGLNMGSLAGMAALNGGLGSGGMSNGTGSTMEALTQAYSGIQQYAAAALPSLYNQSLLSQQSVSAAGSQKEGPEGANLFIYHLPQEFGDQDLLQMFMPFGNVISAKVFIDKQTNLSKCFGFVSYDNPVSSQAAIQSMNGFQIGMKRLKVQLKRSKNDSKPY; encoded by the exons ggcaAAGAAGATGAATGGGACCCTGGACCACCCAGACCAGCCCGACATCGATGCTATCAAGATGTTCGTTGGCCAGATCCCACGGTCCTGGGCAGAGGAACAGCTGCGGGAGCTTTTTGAGCCTTACGGCGCCGTCTACGAAATCAATGTGTTGCGTGACAGGAGCCAAAATCCCCCACAGAGCAAAG GTTGTTGTTTCATAACATATTACGCTCGCAAATCAGCGTTGGAAGCACAAAATGCCCTTCACAACATGAAAATTCTCCCTGGG ATGCATCACCCCGTTCAGATGAAGCCAGCTGACAGTGAGAAGAATAATG CGGTGGAAGACAGGAAGTTGTTCATAGGGATGATATCGAAAAAGTGTAATGAGAATGACATCAGACTTATGTTCTCGCCGTACGGACAGATCGAGGAATGTAGAATACTACGTGGGCCGGATGGACTGAGCCGTG GTTGTGCGTTTATCACTTTTACAGCAAGACAGATGGCACAGTCAACAATCAAATCCATGCACCAATCACAAACTATGGAG GGCTGTTCGTCTCCCATCGTCGTGAAGTTTGCCGACACGCAGAAGGACAAAGAGCAGAAGCGCATCGCCCAGCAGCTTCAGCAGCAGATGCAGCAGCTCAACGCTGCCTCAATGTGGGGGAATCTGACCGGGCTCAACTCTCTGGGCCCACAGTATCTGGCA CTCCTCCAGCAGTCTGCCACCTCTGGGAATACCCTCAACAACCTTCACCCCATGTCTG GGCTGAATGCCATGCAGAACCTGGCTGCTCTGGCAGCGGCGGCCAGCGCAACACAGGCCACGGGCAGCAGCGCTCTCACCACCTCTAGCAGTCCCCTCAGTGTGCTCACCAGCTCAG CAGGATCGTCACCCACCTCCTGTAACAACAACTCAGTGAACCCCATGGCCTCTTTAGGGGCGCTGCAGTCGTTGGCCGCAGGGGCTGGAGCCGGCCTCAACATGGGCTCACTTGCAG GGATGGCAGCCCTGAACGGTGGTCTAGGCAGCGGGGGCATGTCGAACGGAACTGGTAGCACCATGGAAGCCCTTACCCAGGCCTACTCCGGGATCCAGCAGTACGCTGCTGCTGCCCTCCCCAGCCTCTACAACCAGAGCCTGCTCTCCCAACAGAGTGTCAGTGCTGCAGGGAGCCAGAAGGAAG GCCCTGAGGGAGCCAACTTGTTCATATACCACCTCCCCCAGGAGTTTGGAGACCAAGACCTGCTCCAGATGTTCATGCCCTTTGGCAACGTTATTTCCGCTAAGGTGTTCATTGACAAGCAGACCAACCTCAGCAAGTGTTTTG GCTTTGTGAGTTACGACAATCCAGTCTCATCTCAGGCCGCCATTCAGTCGATGAACGGTTTCCAAATTGGTATGAAGCGACTAAAGGTGCAGCTGAAGCGATCCAAAAATGACAGCAAGCCATACTGA
- the LOC124033927 gene encoding CUGBP Elav-like family member 1 isoform X2 → MDSIDAEVLYLSTEQHGQPQCELPHTALEVPTMGGAKKMNGTLDHPDQPDIDAIKMFVGQIPRSWAEEQLRELFEPYGAVYEINVLRDRSQNPPQSKGCCFITYYARKSALEAQNALHNMKILPGMHHPVQMKPADSEKNNAVEDRKLFIGMISKKCNENDIRLMFSPYGQIEECRILRGPDGLSRGCAFITFTARQMAQSTIKSMHQSQTMEGCSSPIVVKFADTQKDKEQKRIAQQLQQQMQQLNAASMWGNLTGLNSLGPQYLALYLQLLQQSATSGNTLNNLHPMSGMSGLNAMQNLAALAAAASATQATGSSALTTSSSPLSVLTSSGTGTGQQAHSSWDTYKGSSPTSCNNNSVNPMASLGALQSLAAGAGAGLNMGSLAELLCLGMAALNGGLGSGGMSNGTGSTMEALTQAYSGIQQYAAAALPSLYNQSLLSQQSVSAAGSQKEGPEGANLFIYHLPQEFGDQDLLQMFMPFGNVISAKVFIDKQTNLSKCFGFVSYDNPVSSQAAIQSMNGFQIGMKRLKVQLKRSKNDSKPY, encoded by the exons ggcaAAGAAGATGAATGGGACCCTGGACCACCCAGACCAGCCCGACATCGATGCTATCAAGATGTTCGTTGGCCAGATCCCACGGTCCTGGGCAGAGGAACAGCTGCGGGAGCTTTTTGAGCCTTACGGCGCCGTCTACGAAATCAATGTGTTGCGTGACAGGAGCCAAAATCCCCCACAGAGCAAAG GTTGTTGTTTCATAACATATTACGCTCGCAAATCAGCGTTGGAAGCACAAAATGCCCTTCACAACATGAAAATTCTCCCTGGG ATGCATCACCCCGTTCAGATGAAGCCAGCTGACAGTGAGAAGAATAATG CGGTGGAAGACAGGAAGTTGTTCATAGGGATGATATCGAAAAAGTGTAATGAGAATGACATCAGACTTATGTTCTCGCCGTACGGACAGATCGAGGAATGTAGAATACTACGTGGGCCGGATGGACTGAGCCGTG GTTGTGCGTTTATCACTTTTACAGCAAGACAGATGGCACAGTCAACAATCAAATCCATGCACCAATCACAAACTATGGAG GGCTGTTCGTCTCCCATCGTCGTGAAGTTTGCCGACACGCAGAAGGACAAAGAGCAGAAGCGCATCGCCCAGCAGCTTCAGCAGCAGATGCAGCAGCTCAACGCTGCCTCAATGTGGGGGAATCTGACCGGGCTCAACTCTCTGGGCCCACAGTATCTGGCA CTTTATTTACAGCTCCTCCAGCAGTCTGCCACCTCTGGGAATACCCTCAACAACCTTCACCCCATGTCTGGTATGTCAG GGCTGAATGCCATGCAGAACCTGGCTGCTCTGGCAGCGGCGGCCAGCGCAACACAGGCCACGGGCAGCAGCGCTCTCACCACCTCTAGCAGTCCCCTCAGTGTGCTCACCAGCTCAGGTACGGGTACTGGACAGCAAGCACACTCATCATGGGACACCTACAAGG GATCGTCACCCACCTCCTGTAACAACAACTCAGTGAACCCCATGGCCTCTTTAGGGGCGCTGCAGTCGTTGGCCGCAGGGGCTGGAGCCGGCCTCAACATGGGCTCACTTGCAG AGCTCCTGTGTCTAGGGATGGCAGCCCTGAACGGTGGTCTAGGCAGCGGGGGCATGTCGAACGGAACTGGTAGCACCATGGAAGCCCTTACCCAGGCCTACTCCGGGATCCAGCAGTACGCTGCTGCTGCCCTCCCCAGCCTCTACAACCAGAGCCTGCTCTCCCAACAGAGTGTCAGTGCTGCAGGGAGCCAGAAGGAAG GCCCTGAGGGAGCCAACTTGTTCATATACCACCTCCCCCAGGAGTTTGGAGACCAAGACCTGCTCCAGATGTTCATGCCCTTTGGCAACGTTATTTCCGCTAAGGTGTTCATTGACAAGCAGACCAACCTCAGCAAGTGTTTTG GCTTTGTGAGTTACGACAATCCAGTCTCATCTCAGGCCGCCATTCAGTCGATGAACGGTTTCCAAATTGGTATGAAGCGACTAAAGGTGCAGCTGAAGCGATCCAAAAATGACAGCAAGCCATACTGA
- the LOC124033927 gene encoding CUGBP Elav-like family member 1 isoform X10, with the protein MDSIDAEVLYLSTEQHGQPQCELPHTALEVPTMGGAKKMNGTLDHPDQPDIDAIKMFVGQIPRSWAEEQLRELFEPYGAVYEINVLRDRSQNPPQSKGCCFITYYARKSALEAQNALHNMKILPGMHHPVQMKPADSEKNNAVEDRKLFIGMISKKCNENDIRLMFSPYGQIEECRILRGPDGLSRCAFITFTARQMAQSTIKSMHQSQTMEGCSSPIVVKFADTQKDKEQKRIAQQLQQQMQQLNAASMWGNLTGLNSLGPQYLALLQQSATSGNTLNNLHPMSGLNAMQNLAALAAAASATQATGSSALTTSSSPLSVLTSSGTGTGQQAHSSWDTYKAGSSPTSCNNNSVNPMASLGALQSLAAGAGAGLNMGSLAGMAALNGGLGSGGMSNGTGSTMEALTQAYSGIQQYAAAALPSLYNQSLLSQQSVSAAGSQKEGPEGANLFIYHLPQEFGDQDLLQMFMPFGNVISAKVFIDKQTNLSKCFGFVSYDNPVSSQAAIQSMNGFQIGMKRLKVQLKRSKNDSKPY; encoded by the exons ggcaAAGAAGATGAATGGGACCCTGGACCACCCAGACCAGCCCGACATCGATGCTATCAAGATGTTCGTTGGCCAGATCCCACGGTCCTGGGCAGAGGAACAGCTGCGGGAGCTTTTTGAGCCTTACGGCGCCGTCTACGAAATCAATGTGTTGCGTGACAGGAGCCAAAATCCCCCACAGAGCAAAG GTTGTTGTTTCATAACATATTACGCTCGCAAATCAGCGTTGGAAGCACAAAATGCCCTTCACAACATGAAAATTCTCCCTGGG ATGCATCACCCCGTTCAGATGAAGCCAGCTGACAGTGAGAAGAATAATG CGGTGGAAGACAGGAAGTTGTTCATAGGGATGATATCGAAAAAGTGTAATGAGAATGACATCAGACTTATGTTCTCGCCGTACGGACAGATCGAGGAATGTAGAATACTACGTGGGCCGGATGGACTGAGCC GTTGTGCGTTTATCACTTTTACAGCAAGACAGATGGCACAGTCAACAATCAAATCCATGCACCAATCACAAACTATGGAG GGCTGTTCGTCTCCCATCGTCGTGAAGTTTGCCGACACGCAGAAGGACAAAGAGCAGAAGCGCATCGCCCAGCAGCTTCAGCAGCAGATGCAGCAGCTCAACGCTGCCTCAATGTGGGGGAATCTGACCGGGCTCAACTCTCTGGGCCCACAGTATCTGGCA CTCCTCCAGCAGTCTGCCACCTCTGGGAATACCCTCAACAACCTTCACCCCATGTCTG GGCTGAATGCCATGCAGAACCTGGCTGCTCTGGCAGCGGCGGCCAGCGCAACACAGGCCACGGGCAGCAGCGCTCTCACCACCTCTAGCAGTCCCCTCAGTGTGCTCACCAGCTCAGGTACGGGTACTGGACAGCAAGCACACTCATCATGGGACACCTACAAGG CAGGATCGTCACCCACCTCCTGTAACAACAACTCAGTGAACCCCATGGCCTCTTTAGGGGCGCTGCAGTCGTTGGCCGCAGGGGCTGGAGCCGGCCTCAACATGGGCTCACTTGCAG GGATGGCAGCCCTGAACGGTGGTCTAGGCAGCGGGGGCATGTCGAACGGAACTGGTAGCACCATGGAAGCCCTTACCCAGGCCTACTCCGGGATCCAGCAGTACGCTGCTGCTGCCCTCCCCAGCCTCTACAACCAGAGCCTGCTCTCCCAACAGAGTGTCAGTGCTGCAGGGAGCCAGAAGGAAG GCCCTGAGGGAGCCAACTTGTTCATATACCACCTCCCCCAGGAGTTTGGAGACCAAGACCTGCTCCAGATGTTCATGCCCTTTGGCAACGTTATTTCCGCTAAGGTGTTCATTGACAAGCAGACCAACCTCAGCAAGTGTTTTG GCTTTGTGAGTTACGACAATCCAGTCTCATCTCAGGCCGCCATTCAGTCGATGAACGGTTTCCAAATTGGTATGAAGCGACTAAAGGTGCAGCTGAAGCGATCCAAAAATGACAGCAAGCCATACTGA
- the LOC124033927 gene encoding CUGBP Elav-like family member 1 isoform X3 has translation MDSIDAEVLYLSTEQHGQPQCELPHTALEVPTMGGAKKMNGTLDHPDQPDIDAIKMFVGQIPRSWAEEQLRELFEPYGAVYEINVLRDRSQNPPQSKGCCFITYYARKSALEAQNALHNMKILPGMHHPVQMKPADSEKNNAVEDRKLFIGMISKKCNENDIRLMFSPYGQIEECRILRGPDGLSRCAFITFTARQMAQSTIKSMHQSQTMEGCSSPIVVKFADTQKDKEQKRIAQQLQQQMQQLNAASMWGNLTGLNSLGPQYLALYLQLLQQSATSGNTLNNLHPMSGMSGLNAMQNLAALAAAASATQATGSSALTTSSSPLSVLTSSGTGTGQQAHSSWDTYKAGSSPTSCNNNSVNPMASLGALQSLAAGAGAGLNMGSLAELLCLGMAALNGGLGSGGMSNGTGSTMEALTQAYSGIQQYAAAALPSLYNQSLLSQQSVSAAGSQKEGPEGANLFIYHLPQEFGDQDLLQMFMPFGNVISAKVFIDKQTNLSKCFGFVSYDNPVSSQAAIQSMNGFQIGMKRLKVQLKRSKNDSKPY, from the exons ggcaAAGAAGATGAATGGGACCCTGGACCACCCAGACCAGCCCGACATCGATGCTATCAAGATGTTCGTTGGCCAGATCCCACGGTCCTGGGCAGAGGAACAGCTGCGGGAGCTTTTTGAGCCTTACGGCGCCGTCTACGAAATCAATGTGTTGCGTGACAGGAGCCAAAATCCCCCACAGAGCAAAG GTTGTTGTTTCATAACATATTACGCTCGCAAATCAGCGTTGGAAGCACAAAATGCCCTTCACAACATGAAAATTCTCCCTGGG ATGCATCACCCCGTTCAGATGAAGCCAGCTGACAGTGAGAAGAATAATG CGGTGGAAGACAGGAAGTTGTTCATAGGGATGATATCGAAAAAGTGTAATGAGAATGACATCAGACTTATGTTCTCGCCGTACGGACAGATCGAGGAATGTAGAATACTACGTGGGCCGGATGGACTGAGCC GTTGTGCGTTTATCACTTTTACAGCAAGACAGATGGCACAGTCAACAATCAAATCCATGCACCAATCACAAACTATGGAG GGCTGTTCGTCTCCCATCGTCGTGAAGTTTGCCGACACGCAGAAGGACAAAGAGCAGAAGCGCATCGCCCAGCAGCTTCAGCAGCAGATGCAGCAGCTCAACGCTGCCTCAATGTGGGGGAATCTGACCGGGCTCAACTCTCTGGGCCCACAGTATCTGGCA CTTTATTTACAGCTCCTCCAGCAGTCTGCCACCTCTGGGAATACCCTCAACAACCTTCACCCCATGTCTGGTATGTCAG GGCTGAATGCCATGCAGAACCTGGCTGCTCTGGCAGCGGCGGCCAGCGCAACACAGGCCACGGGCAGCAGCGCTCTCACCACCTCTAGCAGTCCCCTCAGTGTGCTCACCAGCTCAGGTACGGGTACTGGACAGCAAGCACACTCATCATGGGACACCTACAAGG CAGGATCGTCACCCACCTCCTGTAACAACAACTCAGTGAACCCCATGGCCTCTTTAGGGGCGCTGCAGTCGTTGGCCGCAGGGGCTGGAGCCGGCCTCAACATGGGCTCACTTGCAG AGCTCCTGTGTCTAGGGATGGCAGCCCTGAACGGTGGTCTAGGCAGCGGGGGCATGTCGAACGGAACTGGTAGCACCATGGAAGCCCTTACCCAGGCCTACTCCGGGATCCAGCAGTACGCTGCTGCTGCCCTCCCCAGCCTCTACAACCAGAGCCTGCTCTCCCAACAGAGTGTCAGTGCTGCAGGGAGCCAGAAGGAAG GCCCTGAGGGAGCCAACTTGTTCATATACCACCTCCCCCAGGAGTTTGGAGACCAAGACCTGCTCCAGATGTTCATGCCCTTTGGCAACGTTATTTCCGCTAAGGTGTTCATTGACAAGCAGACCAACCTCAGCAAGTGTTTTG GCTTTGTGAGTTACGACAATCCAGTCTCATCTCAGGCCGCCATTCAGTCGATGAACGGTTTCCAAATTGGTATGAAGCGACTAAAGGTGCAGCTGAAGCGATCCAAAAATGACAGCAAGCCATACTGA
- the LOC124033927 gene encoding CUGBP Elav-like family member 1 isoform X24: MASFKLDFLPEMMVDHCSLNSSPVAKKMNGTLDHPDQPDIDAIKMFVGQIPRSWAEEQLRELFEPYGAVYEINVLRDRSQNPPQSKGCCFITYYARKSALEAQNALHNMKILPGMHHPVQMKPADSEKNNAVEDRKLFIGMISKKCNENDIRLMFSPYGQIEECRILRGPDGLSRGCAFITFTARQMAQSTIKSMHQSQTMEGCSSPIVVKFADTQKDKEQKRIAQQLQQQMQQLNAASMWGNLTGLNSLGPQYLALLQQSATSGNTLNNLHPMSGLNAMQNLAALAAAASATQATGSSALTTSSSPLSVLTSSGSSPTSCNNNSVNPMASLGALQSLAAGAGAGLNMGSLAGMAALNGGLGSGGMSNGTGSTMEALTQAYSGIQQYAAAALPSLYNQSLLSQQSVSAAGSQKEGPEGANLFIYHLPQEFGDQDLLQMFMPFGNVISAKVFIDKQTNLSKCFGFVSYDNPVSSQAAIQSMNGFQIGMKRLKVQLKRSKNDSKPY, translated from the exons ggcaAAGAAGATGAATGGGACCCTGGACCACCCAGACCAGCCCGACATCGATGCTATCAAGATGTTCGTTGGCCAGATCCCACGGTCCTGGGCAGAGGAACAGCTGCGGGAGCTTTTTGAGCCTTACGGCGCCGTCTACGAAATCAATGTGTTGCGTGACAGGAGCCAAAATCCCCCACAGAGCAAAG GTTGTTGTTTCATAACATATTACGCTCGCAAATCAGCGTTGGAAGCACAAAATGCCCTTCACAACATGAAAATTCTCCCTGGG ATGCATCACCCCGTTCAGATGAAGCCAGCTGACAGTGAGAAGAATAATG CGGTGGAAGACAGGAAGTTGTTCATAGGGATGATATCGAAAAAGTGTAATGAGAATGACATCAGACTTATGTTCTCGCCGTACGGACAGATCGAGGAATGTAGAATACTACGTGGGCCGGATGGACTGAGCCGTG GTTGTGCGTTTATCACTTTTACAGCAAGACAGATGGCACAGTCAACAATCAAATCCATGCACCAATCACAAACTATGGAG GGCTGTTCGTCTCCCATCGTCGTGAAGTTTGCCGACACGCAGAAGGACAAAGAGCAGAAGCGCATCGCCCAGCAGCTTCAGCAGCAGATGCAGCAGCTCAACGCTGCCTCAATGTGGGGGAATCTGACCGGGCTCAACTCTCTGGGCCCACAGTATCTGGCA CTCCTCCAGCAGTCTGCCACCTCTGGGAATACCCTCAACAACCTTCACCCCATGTCTG GGCTGAATGCCATGCAGAACCTGGCTGCTCTGGCAGCGGCGGCCAGCGCAACACAGGCCACGGGCAGCAGCGCTCTCACCACCTCTAGCAGTCCCCTCAGTGTGCTCACCAGCTCAG GATCGTCACCCACCTCCTGTAACAACAACTCAGTGAACCCCATGGCCTCTTTAGGGGCGCTGCAGTCGTTGGCCGCAGGGGCTGGAGCCGGCCTCAACATGGGCTCACTTGCAG GGATGGCAGCCCTGAACGGTGGTCTAGGCAGCGGGGGCATGTCGAACGGAACTGGTAGCACCATGGAAGCCCTTACCCAGGCCTACTCCGGGATCCAGCAGTACGCTGCTGCTGCCCTCCCCAGCCTCTACAACCAGAGCCTGCTCTCCCAACAGAGTGTCAGTGCTGCAGGGAGCCAGAAGGAAG GCCCTGAGGGAGCCAACTTGTTCATATACCACCTCCCCCAGGAGTTTGGAGACCAAGACCTGCTCCAGATGTTCATGCCCTTTGGCAACGTTATTTCCGCTAAGGTGTTCATTGACAAGCAGACCAACCTCAGCAAGTGTTTTG GCTTTGTGAGTTACGACAATCCAGTCTCATCTCAGGCCGCCATTCAGTCGATGAACGGTTTCCAAATTGGTATGAAGCGACTAAAGGTGCAGCTGAAGCGATCCAAAAATGACAGCAAGCCATACTGA